The genomic segment GACGCCGACGGCCTGCACCCGACGAACCTGGGCCGGCTGGTGCTCAACAACCCGGCCCCGCTACCGTGCACCCCGCGGGGCATCGTGCACCTGCTGCGCCGCTACGACGTCGAGATCGCCGGTGCGCACGTGGTCGTCATCGGCCGCGGCGTCACGGTCGGCCGGCCGCTGGGCCTGCTGTTGACGCGGCGCTCGGAGAACGCGACGGTGACGTTGTGCCACACCGGAACTCGTGACCTACCGTCGTTGACGAAGCAGGCCGACATCATCGTCGCGGCCGTCGGCGTGCCGCACTTGGTGACCGCCGACATGGTTCGCCCGGGCGCCGCGGTGCTCGACGTCGGCGTCAGCCGGGTGGACGACAAGCTCACCGGCGACGTGCATTCCGACGTGTGGGACGTCGCCGGTCACGTGTCGCCGAACCCGGGCGGCATCGGCCCGCTGACCCGGGCGTTCTTACTGACGAACGTGGTCGAACTGGCCGAGCGGCAATGAAGTTGGCGAAGACCGCGGCCAAAGCCCAGTGGCCGATCCTGCTGGTTGGGCTGATCTTCGTGACGGCATTCACGTTGGTGGGCGCCAACTTCTGGCGTCGCGGTTCGCTGCTGATCGGCATCGCCGTCGGGGTCGCCGCGATATTGCGTTTGGTGTTATCCGATGATCGCGCCGGCCTTTTGGTGGTGCGTAGCAAGGGCGTCGACTTCATGACGACCGCGACGGTCGGGGCCGCGATGGTCTATATCGCCTGGACCATCGATCCGCTCGGTACCGGCTAGATCCCCGGGCCCGTTATCTGGGGCAGGTTGGGCACCGCGCCGCCTGGCATGTTGGGCATCACGCCGGGCATGTTCGGCATCACGCCCGGCACGTTGGGCATGCCACCGGGCATCGTGGCGCCCGGCATGTTGGGCAGGCCGCCGGGCATGTTGGCGCCCGGCATGTTAGGCATAGTGCCGCTGGCCAAGTTCGCCATCGCCTGCGGGCAATAGGACTGAATCGCGATCGTGGTGAACATCTGAGCCATCGCCGGCGACATGCCCTGGCGTCTGACGCTGGTAACGGCGCCGGCGAAGCTGCCGCCGGGCTGGGCCAGCATTGGGCAGATGGATTCGCCCACGGCCATCGCGTTTCCGGGCTGGCCGAAGTCGACGCCGGCGTGGTTCAGCGCGTCGATGAAGCTATCGTCGGCGTTCGCGTCCGCCTCGGCCGGCGGCGAACCAAACGCCGCGGCGACGGCGAGTAGCCCGGCCACCGCGGTCAGCACGCGAAGCGGCAGGGGTTGCTGACGGAACATCCAGACCCAACCATGCGCAGCTGCAACTGCTTTCATGACAGCTTCCCCATCTGTCGCGGAGTGCTCGGAAGGCACTCGAATCACTCTGGAAAGACTGATCTATGGCCGTCACGTTTATGACACGGGGAGGTCAAGGTTTGCACACTATGCGTTTTGTGAGCGCGATGCTTCCGAGACATCGGTTATCGCGCGGAAAGCGTTACAGGCGAAGGCGGATCGCGTCCCGCCCAATCGAAGCCACACTGTGATCCGACATATGCGCCGACATCGTGCTCTTCAGTGAGAAATGGTTAAGAATTCGGCATCATGGATCGTGGCATTTCGCGCCAGACGTTTCTCCGCGGCGCCGTTTCAATGTTGGCGACCGGCGCGGTGCTCGGGACCACGCGGGCCGCCGCCGACCCCGGCGCCGCCGTCGCGAGTTGGAACGGCTTGGCCTCCACCATCGGCGGCAGCGTCGTGCTGCCCGCCAACGGCGCCCAATTCGCTTCGAGCAAGCAGGTTTTCAACTCGTTCTACAACAATTCCAGCCCCGCGGCGATCGTCGCGGTGTCCTCGCAAGCCGACGTCCAGAAGGCGGTCGCCTTCGCGGCGGCTAACAAGCTCAAGGTCGCACCGCGCGGCGGCGGGCATTCCTACATCGGGGCATCGAGCGCCAACGGCGCGATGGTGCTCGACTTACGCGGCCTGCCGGGTGGTGCGAACCTCGACGGCGGCAACGTCACGGTGACTCCGGCGACAAATCTGTGGGCGGTACACCAGGCCTGCGCCGGTGCCGGCCGCGGGGTGCCGACCGGCAGTTGTCCCACCGTCGGTGTCGCGGGGTTGACGCTCGGTGGGGGGATCGGCGCCGATTCGCGGCATGCCGGCCTGGCCTGCGACGCGCTGCAGTCGGCCACCGTGGTGCTTCCCAGCGGCGACGTGGTCACCGCCTCCGCCAACGATCATCCGGACCTGTTCTGGGCACTTCGCGGTGGCGGCGGGGGCAACATCGGGGTGACGACGTCGATGACGTTCGCGACCTTCCCGACCGGCGACACCGACGTGATTCGGCTGGAGTTCGCCCCTTCGTCGGCGGTCCAGGTACTCGTCGGCTGGCAGAACTGGTTGAACGGTGCCGACCGAAACGCCTGGGCCATGGTCGATCTCGCGATCGGCGCGGTCCAGCCCGACTGCCATATCCTGGCGACCTGCCCTGCCGGCGGAGCGCCCGGGGTGATCGACGCGATCAAGGCCGCGGTCGGTTTGCAGCCCGTTACGGTGACCAACAAGACGATGAACCGAATGGACCTCGTGACGTATCTGGCCGGTGGCAGCTCGACCTCGCCGCCACGGGGTTTCGTAGCCGGATCCGATGTGATCACCACCGTGAATTCTGCTGCGGCCCATGCCATTGCGGCCGCGATCGGGCAGTGGCCCGCAGCGGGCGGAAAGGCGTCGCTGCTGGTGGATCCGCTCGGTGGTGCCATCGCCGACGTCGCCGCCGGGGATTCGGCGTTTCCGTGGCGTAAGCAGTCCGCGGTGCTGCAGTGGTACGTCGAACCTGCCGCCAACCAGGTCGCGGCCGCGACGCAGTGGCTGAGTTCAGCGCACCAAGCGGTCCAACAATTTTCGGTCGGTGGTTACGTCAACTACTTAGAGCCCAACAGTCCGGCGTCGCGCTACTTCGGCTCGAATCTGTCGCAACTGACCTCCGTGCGCCAGAAGTACGATCCCAACCAGATCATGTACTCCGGCCTTAAATTCTGAGGGCGCACGGCCCGCCTCCGAGCGACAATGCTGCCGACTGGGGCCTGCGAAACCTCGTGTGTCACTTTGGTTTCTGCTCAAGGGTTTTTGGCCACGGCTGGCGGCGGGCGCCGGTGTTCTGGGCCCATGCGACTGTTCGCCCGCCTCCGAGCGACAATCGCCGTGTGTGCGCACTGGTGAATTCTCTTGCGCCACTGTGGTTTCTGTAGTCACACCGCGCCGTTTTTTGTCGGTGGGTGGGTTTAGTTTCGGGGTATGAGTGCAGCGGTGGTGATCGATGGGGACGTCGTCACGGCGGCCTTCGACACGCTGGATGCCGCCCTGGACCAGGTCTTGGGCCTAGACACCGAGATGCTGTGCACCCGGGAGCGACTAGTGCTGCTGGGCCGCTACGAGAAGATCCGACGGCGGCGATTGCCGGCCCTCGAGCATCGGCTGATCAACCAGATTGCCCGTCAAGCCACGCCGACGGAGTTGGGCGGCAAACTGTCGCATGCGATCGCGGAGTGGACGTTGATCAGCCGCGCCGACGCCGGCAGGCGGGTACGCGAGGCGGCTGATCTCGGTGAGCGCCGCGCCCTGACCGGTGAGCCGTTGGCGCCGGTGCTGGCCGCCACCGCGGCCGCGCAACGGGACGGCAGGTTGGGTTCTGGGCAGGTCGCGGTGATCCGGCGGTTCTATCACCAGCTGCCCGGCTGGATCGACACCGAAACCCGCACCCAGGTCGAGGCCACGCTGGCCACCGAGGGCACCCGGTACCGCCCCGAGCAGTTGGCCGGGCTGGCCGACACACTGGCCGACTGCCTCAACCCCGACGGCAACTACACCGACGACGACCGCGCCCGGCGCCGCGGGGTGACCCTGGGCCACCAACAACCCGACGGCATGTCCGCACTGCACGGCTGGATCACCCCCGAAGCCCGCGCCACCCTGGAAGCCGTGCTGGCCAAACTGGCCGCCCCCGGCATGTGCAACCCCGACGACGACACCGCGTGTGTGGACGGCACCCCCAGCCAAGACGCCATCGACCACGACCCCCGCAGCGCGGCCCAACGCAATCACGACGGCCTCAACGCCGCCCTGCGCGCCGTCCTGGCCTCCGGCGAGCTGGGCCAGCACAATGGCTTGCCGGCCGCGATCATCGTGTCCACCACCCTGGCCGAGTTGGACGCCGCGGCCGGCCACGGGATCACCGGCGGCGGCACCCGCCTGCCGATCAGCGACGTCATCCGCCTGGCCCGCCACGCCCACCACTACCTCGCCGTCTTCGACCACAGCAAACCCCTCGCGCTCTACCACACCAAACGCCTGGCCTCGCCCGGGCAGCGAATCGTGTTGTACGCCAAGGACCGCGGGTGTTCCGCTCCCGGCTGCGACGTGGGAGGCTACTACTGCGAAGTCCACCACATCACCGACTACGCCCAATGCCACACCACCGACATCGACAACCTCACCCTGGCCTGCGGACCGCATCACCGACTGCTCCAACCCCGAGGCTGGACCACCAGAAAACACCCCAACGGCCACACCCAATGGATCCCCCCACCCCATCTCGACCGCGGCCAACCCCGCACCAACACCTACCACCACCCCGAGCGAATGCTCTACGACCTGGACGAGTAGCGGAGCGTAACAGCGACGAAAGTCTATGTGCGCCAGGTATTTCGGGCGACGCAGTAACGATTGCCGCCGAGAGTGCTTTGGATATCAGTCGGGTGTCACCCACGCCGACTAAGCGATCCAGCCTTCCGCGCCGTCTCAGCAACCACGGCGAATCCCGATCGGGTTAGGCTGAGCCATGCCTGCAGACGATCCGGTGACCGTGCTCAGCGAAGAAGAAAGCTGGGACTTGCTATCGAGTGCGGCATTAGGCCGTTTTGTCGTCGTCACGAACGGGCGAGCCGAGATCTTTCCGATCAACTACATCACCCAGCGCCGGACGCTGGTCTTCCGAACTGCTCCGGGTACCAAGCTCTACCAGGCCGTCATGAGCGACCAGGTGGCTTTCGAGGCCGACGGCCACACCGACGTCGAGGGGTGGAGCGTGATCATCCAGGGCAGGGCACACCTGCTCACGGCTGCTGACGAGATCCTCGACGCCGAGGAAGCGCCGTTGCTGGCGTGGCCGGCAACGGTGAAGCCCCACTTCGTCCGGGTGCTGCCGATGGAGATCTCCGGGCGCCGGTTCAAGTTCGGCACCGCGCCGGCTCGGTAGTAGCCGTCAGCACCTCGGAAGCCATCGCCGTCGCGACATCGCGCGGGTAGGTACGCCGGGCCACCCCTAACAGCAGCCCCGCAGCGACGATCAGCATGACCAGCATGATCAGAAAGGTGTCGCCCAACGCGCCGGGTGTGCCGCCCAGCGCCGTGGACACCCCGCCGAACACCACCGGCGCTAACCCCGTCGATACCGACACCAGGGTGCTACGCACCGCCTCCGCCGTGCCCCACAGCCGAGAATGCACGATGTCTAGCCTCGCCGCATTCAGCGGCGGGTTCACCCCACCCATTGCGGTCCCCGCGAAGAACGCGAATACCAGCGCCAACAGCAGGCTGTCCGCGAGCAGTGTCGGAAGGATGAACACCGCCGCGGCGAGAAAAGCCGCCCCGCCCAACACAATCCGTGCGCTGATGTAACCCCGGTTCGTCAGCCGGTCGGCCACGCGTCCGGTGGTGAGCACGCCGGTCAGCGCACCGACCCCGAGGACGGCGATCAGCATGGTCGCCGCCGACTGGCCGATCTCGAACCGGCCGCACAGCAGGGCGACACCGAACGTGCTCAACCCGGTGGAGAAGAAGTAGCCGAACGAGGACGCCGCGATCAGAACGACATTGGTGCGGATCGACAGCACCCAGCGCAGTTCCCGCCAGACCGAGCGGCGCGGTAGATCCGTCATCCGGTCGCCGAGGCGGCTGCTACGCGACGGTTCGCGCAGCAGCGTCCCCACCGCAACGCTGAGTATGAAACCCACCGCGGCCAGCCAGCCGAAGCCCAGCCGCCAGCTGAGGGCACCGAGTTCGCCCGCGACCAGCAGCCCGATCGCCGTACAGGTGCCCTCGCCCGCCAGGACGAGCCCGTACACACGACCGCGCTCGGCCGGCTTGAAGTAGTCACCGACCAGCGAGGCGACCACGGGCCCGGACACCGCGATCCCGGCGCCGAGGGCCACCCGGCACGCGAGCAGCCAGCCGTAGCTGGGGCTGGCCGCGCTCAGCGCCATCGCCGCCGAACACGCCAGCAGCGCCATCCACAGCAGGCGCACCCGCACCGTGCGGTCGGCGAGCGGTCCGGCCACCAGCGTGGCCACGGCACCGACGCCGGTCGACACGGTGACCAGTAGGCCAACCTGAATGTTGTTGATGTGCAATGACCGCGTGAGTGGGACAACCAGTGCCCCCACGGTGCCGGCATCGGCGCTTTGCAGCCCAACCACCAAAGCGAGCAGCACGATTGGCTTCCATCGCGGGGTACGCTGAGGATCCGCAACTTTCGCCGTTGGATAATCCCGTACCGCGGAGGCGTACTCTGCGGCCCTCGGCACGAGCCCAAGATACCCTGCGCGACATCCTCATTAGCTGCGACAATGAGCGATTCGCGAGCCCTCGCCGAACTTTAAGATGGAGTTCGGTTGCTGGATGTCCCGGATTCGTCAGTCCGACAGTGTCGCCCGGATACACACTGTGACGTAGGGCATAGCCAATCCGGTCGCATTCGCCAGTGCCGGATGCGTGGCCAGCAGCTGGCGAACCTGGTCGAGGGTCTGCGTACGAACCTCAGTCGGCGAAGTGATGCAGTAGCTGCGCGAAGCCACCAGGTCGATCAACGCTTGCGGCGTAAGGTAATTCGTCCATTCCACCTGATGACGCTGCCGCTCGGCAAACGGCGGCGGCAGCGTCACGTCGAAGCGACGGCCGTCGCCATCGCTTCCGATGATCTGACCGAGTTCTCGCACCCAGCCCAACCGCTCGTCGCGGGTGTTCCACACCAAGCCCAGCCGTCCACCGGGACGCAACACGCGGGCCACTTCGGGGATCGCTCGTTCCGGGTCCACCCAGTGCCACGCCTGGGCGACCAGCACTGCGTCAACGCTGTTGTCCTCCAACGGAATCTCTTCGGCGGTGCCCAGCACCGCACGAGTTTCCGGCAGCGAGGCGCTGAGCACTTCGAGCATGTCCGGAATCGGATCCACCGCCACCACGTCGAGGCCACGTTCCACCAGCCTGGTGGTGAGCTTGCCGGTGCCCGCGCCCAGATCGAGCACCTGACGCGCGCCCCGTGGCAACAGCCAGTCGATCGCCTCGGGTGGATACGACGGGCGGCCACGCTCGTAGGCTGCGGCCGCCGAACCGAAGGACAGGGAGCGGTCGTGCCTCGACCGAGTCACCGCCGACACGCACCTTCGTTCGCCGCCAAATCCAGTGTCTCGCGGATCAATTCGCCCACCGCCTCGGTCTCCACCAGAAACCCGTCATGCCCGCAGATCGAGTCGACAACCTGTAGCCCGCGACAGCCGGGCAGCAGGTCGGCCATCTCCTGCTGCAAGCGCAGCGGATACAGCCGGTCGGAAGTGATGCCGCCGACCACGGCCGGCACCGGACACCTGCGCAATGCCTCGCTCACCCCGCCGCGGCCGCGGCCGACGTCGTGGCTGTTCAGCGACTCAGTCAGGATCACGTAACTGCCGGCGTCGAAACGGGCCAGGATCTTGTCGCCCTGGTGTTCCAGGTAGCTCTGCACCGCGTAGCGCCCGCCGCCAAATGGGGGGGACGGGTCCTCGTCGCTCTGGCTGTCGTTGGCGAACCTGTTGTCGAGCTCGACCTCGCCGCGGTACGTCAGATGCGCGAAGCGCCGGGCGATCGCCAGTCCGGCGTCCGGGGACAGTCCGGTGTCGTGGTAGTCGCCGCCTTGCCAATTCGGGTCTGCCTTGATGGCCGCGATCTGGGTGGTCTGGGTGCCGATCTGGTCGGCGGTGGCTCGCGCCCCGACGGCCAGCAACAATCCGGCCCGAACCCGCTCGGGGTGGCCGACCATCCATTCCAAAGCCCTTGCGCCGCCCATGGATCCGCCAACGACGGCGGCGACCTGGTTTATTCCCAGCGCGTCGAGTGCGGCGATGTCCGCCTCGACCTGGTCGCGCACGGTGATCAACGGGAACCGGGAACCCCATGGCTTACCGTCCCGGGCAAGCGAACTCGGCCCGGTGGAGCCGCGGCAACCACCGAGCACATTGGTCGCTACCGCGCACCAGCGGTTGGTGTCGATCGGTGCGCCCGGCCCCGCGATTCCGTCCCACCAACCGGGGGTGGGGTGCCCCGGCCCGGCCGGGCCGGTGATGTGGGAATCGCCGGTCAGGGCGTGTAAAACCACCACGACGTTGTCGCGGGTCGCGGACAGCTCACCCCAGCGCTGCACAGCGATACAGACGTTGTCGATGACGGCGCCGCTTTCCGTGGTCAGCGAGCCGATGTCGACCAGGCCGACCTCGCCTTCGGCGGGCAACGTTTGCGTGGGGACGTCGGAGATCGTCATGGCGTCGTTCTTTCAGGTCCCTAGAAAGCCGCCACGGACTGCGGGTCAGAAGTCGTCGTCGGGACGGCGGCGAATCCGAGCTCCAGGTCGGCCAGGATGTCGTCGATGTTCTCGATGCCGACGGCCAGCCGCACCAGTCCCGGCGTGACGCCGGTGCTCAGCTGCTCGGCGGGGCTCAGCTGGGCGTGGGTGGTCGACGCCGGGTGGATCACCAGCGAGCGGACGTCGCCTATGTTGGCGACGTGGCTGTGCAGTTGCAGCGCGTTCACGAACGCCTTGCCGGCCTCGATGCCGCCGGCCAGCTCGAACGCCAGCACGGCACCGGTTCCCTTGGGCGCCAGCTTCTTTGCCCGCTCATGCCAAGGCGAGCTAGGCAGCCCCGCGTAGTTGACCGACAGCACGCCGTCATGGCTCTCCAGGAACTCCGCGACCCGCTGCGCGTTGGCGACGTGGCGCTCGATGCGCAGGCTCAGCGTCTCCAGCCCCTGGGCCACCAAGAACGCGTTGAACGGCGACGCGGCCGACCCCAGGTCGCGCAGCAATTGCACGCGCGCCTTCAGCGCGAAGGCCGGCGGCCCCAGCTCGGCGAACACCACGCCGTGGTAGCTCGGGTCGGGTGTGGTGAACCCGGGGAAGCGGCCCTGCGTCCAGTCGAAGGTGCCGCCGTCGACGATGACCCCGGCGATCGCGGAGCCGTGCCCGCCCAGGTACTTGGTCGCCGAGTGCACCACGATGTCGGCGCCCTGCGTGAACGGCTGGATCAGGTACGGCGTCGCGATCGTGTTGTCGACGATCAGCGGTACGCCGTTGGCGTGGGCCACCCCGGCGACACCCGGGGTGTCCAGGATGTCGATCTGCGGGTTGGAGATCGTCTCGGCGAAGAAGGCCTTGGTGTTGGGTCGCACCGCCGCCTGCCACGAATCCAGGTCGTCGGGATCCTCGACGAAGGTGACCTCGATGCCGAGCTTGGGCAGCGAGTAGTGGAACAAGTTGTACGTGCCGCCGTAGAGGCGAGGGCTGGACACAATGTGATCGCCGGCACATGCGAGGTTCAATATGGCGAATGTCTCAGCGGCCTGTCCGGAGGACAGGAACAGTGCGGCGACGCCGCCCTCGAGCGCGGCGATCCGCTGCTCGACGACGTCGGTGGTCGGGTTGCCGATCCGGGTGTAGATGTTGCCCGGAACCTCGAGTCCGAACAGGGCGGCGGCGTGGCTGGTGTCGTCGAAGACGTACGAGGTGGTCTGGTAGATGGGCAGGGCGCGGGCGTTGGTGGCCGGGTCGGGCCGCTGGCCGGCGTGCACCTGCTTGGTTTCGAACGACCAGTGCGCGGTCGGATCGCTGTCGGTATCGGCGCTCATGAGCGGGGCTTTCTGCTGGAAGGGGACGTATCGAGGTGCTGGTAGCCGCCCGGGACGCCTGCATCGAAGACGTCGGCCCGGGGCCGGTGGTTCAGCAACGACACACAATGAGACGCGGATGAGGTGGGTGACTGCACATCACGTTCCCTGTCTACTCAGGGGCCCGTCATGGCGGACCCGCGCTTGCCGGATAGCCGGTGCTATGGCTACTCAACCTGGTCATCACCCGGGGCACCCCACCGCGGTTGGAGGGTTGCCGGCCAGCAAGCCGGGGCTTGATGCTGGCGCTCATGACCAATACGAAGACTATCTTACTGAGCCGACCGGATGCCAATGGCCAGGTCGACATCTGCTCAAACACCCTTGATAACGTGGGCAAGGACAACGCTGAGCCCCCCAAAATCTGATCGGGAGAGGGACTGTCCGTGAGCGCCGATAAGCCGACCGTCATCTACACGCTGACCGACGAGGCGCCGTTGCTGGCGACCTACGCGTTCCTGCCGATCGTGCGGGCCTTCGCCGAGCCGGCCGGCATCGAGATCAAGACCAGCGACATCTCGCTGGCCGCCCGGATCCTCGCCGAGTTCCCCGAGCACCTGACCGAAGAGCAACGGGTCCCGGACAACCTGGCCGAACTGGGCCGACTGACCAAGCTGGCCGACACCAACATCATCAAGCTGCCGAACATCAGCGCTTCGGTACCCCAGCTGGTTGCCGCGATCAAGGAGCTGCAAGGCAAGGGCTACAAGATCCCGGACTTCCCGCAGAACCCGAAGACCGACGAGGACACCGAAATTCGCGAGCGTTATTCGAAATGCCTGGGGAGTGCGGTCAACCCGGTGCTGCGCCAAGGCAACTCGGACCGTCGTGCGCCGAACGCGGTCAAGGAGTACGCGCGCAAGCACCCGCACAGCATGGGGGAGTGGTCTCAGGCATCGCGCACCCACGTCGCGACGATGAAGCATGGCGACTTCTATCACGGCGAGAAGTCGATGACGCTGGACCGCGGGCGCAGCGTGAAGATGGAGCTGGAGACCAAGGGCGGCAAGAAGATCGTGCTCAAGCCCACGGTGTCGCTGCGCGACGGCGACATCATCGACAGCATGTTCATGAGCAAAAAGGCGCTCTGCGAGTTCTACGAAGCAGAGATAGAGGACGCCTACGAGACCGGAGTGATGTTCTCGTTGCACGTCAAGGCGACGATGATGAAGGTCTCCCACCCCATCGTCTTCGGGCACGCGGTGAAGGTCTTCTACAAGGACGCCTTCGCCAAGCATCAGGCGCTGTTCGACGAACTCGGCGTCAACGTCAACAACGGATTGGTCGATCTGTACGACAAGATCGAGTCGCTGCCGGCGTCGCAGCACGACGAGATCATCCGTGACCTGCATGCCTGCCACGAGCACCGTCCCGAACTGGCCATGGTCGATTCGGCCAAGGGCATCAGCAACTTTCACTCGCCCAGCGACGTGATCGTGGATGCGTCGATGCCGGCGATGATCCGCGCCGGCGGCAAGATGTACGGCGCCGACGGACGGCAGAAGGACACCAAGGCCGTCAACCCCGAGTCGACCTTTGCCCGGATCTATCAGGAGATCATCAACTTCTGCAAGACGCACGGCGCCTTCGACCCGACCACGATGGGCACCGTCCCCAACGTCGGGCTGATGGCCCAGCAGGCCGAAGAGTATGGCTCCCATGACAAGACGTTCGAGATCCCCGAGGACGGTGTCGCCAACATCGTCGACCTCGACACCGGCGAAGTCCTGCTGACCCAGAACGTGGAAGAAGGCGACATCTGGCGGATGCCCATCGTCCGGGACGAACCGATCCGCGACTGGGTCAAGCTGGCCGTCACGCGGGCGCGTAACTCGGGCATGCCGGTGGTGTTCTGGCTGGACCAGGAGCGGCCGCACGAAAGCGAGCTGCGCAAGAAGGTCAACACCTATCTGGCCGACCACGACACCGAGGGCCTCGACATCCAGATCATGTCGCAGGAACGGGCCATGCGGCACACCATCGAGCGTGCCATGCGCGGGCAGGACACCATCGCCGCGACCGGAAACATCTTGCGCGACTACCTCACTGACCTGTTCCCGATCCTGGAGCTGGGCACCAGCGCCAAGATGCTGTCCATTGTGCCGTTGATGGCCGGCGGCGGCATGTACGAAACCGGAGCCGGTGGTTCGGCGCCAAAGCACGTACACCAGCTGGTCGAGGAGAACCATCTGCGCTGGGACTCCCTTGGCGAATACCTGGCTCTCGGAGCGTGTTTCGAAGACATCGGGATCAAGACCGACAACGCGCGCGCCAAGATTCTGGCCAAGACGCTGGACGCCGCCATCGGCAAGTTGTTGGACAACAACAAGAGTCCGTCCCGCAAGACCGGCGAACTCGACAACCGGGGCAGCCAGTTCTATCTGGCCCTGTACTGGGCCGGCGAACTTGCCGCGCAAACCGACGATGAAGAGCTGCGCAAACACTTTGCCTCGCTGGCCGATTCGTTAAGCAAGAACGAGGAATCCATCGTGGGCGAAATGGCCGAGGTACAAGGCGAACCGGTCGACATCGGCGGTTACTACCAGCCGGACAACGAGAAGACTACTGCCGTGATGCGGCCGAGCAAGAAGTTCAATGGATTGCTAGCGACTTCGCAGGGCTCCCAAGGCTAGCGAGCCGCAAGGAGGGTCGGGCGACGATGCCTAACGCACCCAAGATCAAAGTCAAGGGCACCGTAGTCGAGCTCGACGGTGACGAGATGACCCGCGTCATCTGGAAGATGATCAAGGAAATGCTGATCTTTCCGCACCTCGACATCAACGTGGACTACTACGACCTGGGCATCGAACACCGAGACCGCACCGACGACCAGGTGACGATCGATGCGGCGTATGCCATCAAGAAGCATGGTGTGGGTGTCAAGTGCGCCACGATAACTCCCGACGAGGCGCGCGTCACCGAGTTCAACCTCAAAAAGATGTGGCTTTCGCCGAACGGGACGATTCGAAACATACTGGGCGGCACCATCTTCCGTGAGCCGATCGTGATCTCGAACGTGCCTCGCCTGGTGCCGGGCTGGACCAAGCCGATTGTCATCGGCCGTCACGCATTCGGCGACCAGTACCGGTCGACAAACTTCAAGGTCGACCAACCCGGCACTGTCGCAATCACATTCACGCCCGCCGACGGCGGCGACCCGGTCGTGCACGAGATGGTGGACATCCCCGAGAACGGTGGCGTCGTGATGGGGATGTACAACTTCCGCGACTCCATCCGCGACTTCGCCCGGGCGTCATTCGCGTACGGGCTCAACGCCAAATGGCCGGTATACCTGTCGACGAAGAACACCATCCTCAAGGCCTACGACGGCATGTTCAAAGACGAGTTTCAGCGCATCTACGACGAGGAGTTCAAGGCGCAGTTCGAAGCCGAGGGGCTGACCTACGAGCACCGGCTGATCGACGACATGGTGGCCGCCTGCCTGAAGTGGGACGGCGGCTACGTCTGGGCCTGCAAGAACTACGACGGTGACGTCCAGTCCGACACCGTCGCGCAGGGTTACGGCTCGCTGGGGCTGATGACCTCGGTGCTGATGACGGCCGACGGCAAAACGGTCGAGGCCGAGGCCGCTCACGGCACTGTCACCCGGCACTACCGGCAGTATCAGGCGGGCAAGCCGACGTCGACCAACCCGATCGCCTCGATCTTCGCCTGGACGCGCGGACTGCAGCACCGCGGCAAGCTGGACGACACGCCTGCCGTCATCGACTTCGCCAAGACGCTGGAATCCGTCGTCATCGCCACCGTGGAGAGCGGCAAGATGACCAAGGACCTCGCGATCCTGATCGGACCCGACCAGAAGTGGCAGCAGAGCGAGGAGTTCCTCGCCTCGATCGCCGAGAACCTGCAGAAGGCTTTAGCCCGATAGGGAGCCGGATAGGCAGCCGGATAGGCGCGGCCTGACTAGCCGGTGGATTGCTGCGTGCGCGAGTCCGCCCGGCAGCACTCGTCAAGGAATCCGGTGATTACCTGGG from the Mycobacterium lentiflavum genome contains:
- a CDS encoding NADP-dependent isocitrate dehydrogenase; this encodes MSADKPTVIYTLTDEAPLLATYAFLPIVRAFAEPAGIEIKTSDISLAARILAEFPEHLTEEQRVPDNLAELGRLTKLADTNIIKLPNISASVPQLVAAIKELQGKGYKIPDFPQNPKTDEDTEIRERYSKCLGSAVNPVLRQGNSDRRAPNAVKEYARKHPHSMGEWSQASRTHVATMKHGDFYHGEKSMTLDRGRSVKMELETKGGKKIVLKPTVSLRDGDIIDSMFMSKKALCEFYEAEIEDAYETGVMFSLHVKATMMKVSHPIVFGHAVKVFYKDAFAKHQALFDELGVNVNNGLVDLYDKIESLPASQHDEIIRDLHACHEHRPELAMVDSAKGISNFHSPSDVIVDASMPAMIRAGGKMYGADGRQKDTKAVNPESTFARIYQEIINFCKTHGAFDPTTMGTVPNVGLMAQQAEEYGSHDKTFEIPEDGVANIVDLDTGEVLLTQNVEEGDIWRMPIVRDEPIRDWVKLAVTRARNSGMPVVFWLDQERPHESELRKKVNTYLADHDTEGLDIQIMSQERAMRHTIERAMRGQDTIAATGNILRDYLTDLFPILELGTSAKMLSIVPLMAGGGMYETGAGGSAPKHVHQLVEENHLRWDSLGEYLALGACFEDIGIKTDNARAKILAKTLDAAIGKLLDNNKSPSRKTGELDNRGSQFYLALYWAGELAAQTDDEELRKHFASLADSLSKNEESIVGEMAEVQGEPVDIGGYYQPDNEKTTAVMRPSKKFNGLLATSQGSQG
- a CDS encoding NADP-dependent isocitrate dehydrogenase, with the translated sequence MPNAPKIKVKGTVVELDGDEMTRVIWKMIKEMLIFPHLDINVDYYDLGIEHRDRTDDQVTIDAAYAIKKHGVGVKCATITPDEARVTEFNLKKMWLSPNGTIRNILGGTIFREPIVISNVPRLVPGWTKPIVIGRHAFGDQYRSTNFKVDQPGTVAITFTPADGGDPVVHEMVDIPENGGVVMGMYNFRDSIRDFARASFAYGLNAKWPVYLSTKNTILKAYDGMFKDEFQRIYDEEFKAQFEAEGLTYEHRLIDDMVAACLKWDGGYVWACKNYDGDVQSDTVAQGYGSLGLMTSVLMTADGKTVEAEAAHGTVTRHYRQYQAGKPTSTNPIASIFAWTRGLQHRGKLDDTPAVIDFAKTLESVVIATVESGKMTKDLAILIGPDQKWQQSEEFLASIAENLQKALAR